One segment of Agromyces albus DNA contains the following:
- a CDS encoding DUF1918 domain-containing protein, whose translation MHAVVGERLVIHGKLVGQADRHGEILEVRGEDGGPPYFVRFDDGHETLLYPGADCELEHQQTQR comes from the coding sequence ATGCATGCTGTCGTCGGCGAACGCCTCGTCATCCATGGCAAGCTGGTCGGCCAAGCCGACCGCCACGGCGAGATCCTCGAAGTGCGCGGCGAAGACGGCGGCCCGCCCTATTTCGTGCGCTTCGACGACGGTCACGAGACGCTCCTCTACCCGGGCGCCGACTGCGAGCTCGAGCACCAGCAGACGCAGCGCTGA
- a CDS encoding PucR family transcriptional regulator, whose protein sequence is MKPTVQTLLDRPELALTLLTPADRLAAGALAAPVTWAHSSDLADPTPFLDSGHVLLTTGTQFEADAGATFADAYVGRLRKTGIAALGFGTEVIRAGTPEALVAACDAQGLPLFEVPYPTPFIAIVRTVADLLAEDAYARHTWALAAQRAISLAALRPDGLSATLAELSNRIGAWVGLIDATGALDREAPAGALGQPALGEVVGEARSMLRRAQRASRTLVAGESTGHPHRMTLQTLGGGGALRGVLAIGDSAELDQAGREVVTSVIALAGLALEQNRDLDRARGHLRSGLLRGILAGDTALAERVAAEMWGPLPAAPLRIAVTDAPAEHVDRLIELLELRVDERGGRLFFGRDDDRVVLVLEAGDAAIADELAAEFELPVGVSDPVAADGIARAHEQAMRALERARESGAGVVAFDEISRQGVLAFLARTDARAVALATLAPLAEHDAANGTDLVATTRVWLEHGGQFDATARQLGVHRHTVRSRIALAERLLGRDLSGFHARADLWAALLAVG, encoded by the coding sequence ATGAAGCCGACCGTGCAGACCCTGCTCGACCGACCCGAGCTCGCGCTCACACTGCTCACGCCGGCTGACCGGCTGGCGGCCGGGGCACTCGCCGCACCCGTGACGTGGGCGCACAGCTCCGACCTCGCCGATCCGACGCCGTTCCTCGACTCCGGGCACGTGCTCCTCACGACCGGCACCCAGTTCGAGGCCGACGCCGGCGCGACGTTCGCCGACGCCTACGTCGGGCGGCTGCGCAAGACGGGCATCGCCGCCCTCGGCTTCGGCACCGAGGTCATCCGGGCCGGGACGCCCGAGGCACTCGTCGCGGCCTGCGACGCGCAAGGACTGCCGCTGTTCGAGGTGCCGTATCCCACTCCCTTCATCGCCATCGTGCGCACTGTCGCCGACCTGCTCGCCGAAGACGCCTACGCACGGCACACCTGGGCCCTCGCGGCGCAGCGTGCGATCTCGCTCGCGGCGCTGCGGCCCGACGGCCTCTCGGCGACGCTCGCCGAGCTCTCGAACCGCATCGGCGCGTGGGTCGGGCTCATCGACGCGACCGGCGCGCTCGATCGCGAGGCGCCCGCGGGCGCGCTCGGCCAGCCGGCGCTCGGCGAGGTCGTGGGCGAGGCCCGGTCGATGCTGCGCCGCGCGCAACGTGCGAGCCGCACCCTCGTCGCCGGCGAGTCCACGGGCCACCCGCATCGGATGACGCTGCAGACCCTCGGCGGCGGCGGGGCACTCCGCGGCGTGCTCGCCATCGGCGATTCGGCCGAGCTCGACCAGGCCGGACGCGAGGTCGTCACGTCGGTCATCGCACTCGCCGGGCTCGCGCTCGAGCAGAACCGCGATCTCGACCGCGCGCGGGGTCACTTGCGGTCGGGGCTCCTGCGCGGCATCCTCGCGGGCGACACGGCACTCGCCGAGCGCGTCGCCGCCGAGATGTGGGGGCCGCTGCCCGCTGCTCCACTGCGCATCGCGGTGACGGATGCCCCAGCCGAGCACGTCGATCGCCTCATCGAACTGCTCGAGCTGCGCGTCGACGAGCGCGGCGGGCGGCTCTTCTTCGGACGCGACGACGACCGAGTCGTGCTCGTGCTCGAGGCCGGCGACGCCGCGATCGCCGACGAGCTCGCCGCCGAGTTCGAGCTGCCCGTCGGCGTGTCCGACCCGGTCGCGGCCGACGGCATCGCGCGCGCGCACGAGCAGGCGATGCGAGCGCTGGAGCGCGCCCGCGAGTCGGGAGCCGGGGTGGTCGCGTTCGACGAGATCAGCCGGCAGGGCGTGCTCGCCTTCCTCGCCCGCACCGACGCTCGGGCGGTCGCGCTCGCAACCCTTGCTCCCCTCGCCGAGCACGACGCCGCGAACGGCACCGATCTCGTCGCGACGACCCGTGTGTGGCTCGAGCACGGCGGCCAGTTCGACGCCACCGCGCGCCAGCTCGGCGTGCACCGCCACACCGTGCGCAGTCGCATCGCGCTCGCCGAGCGACTCCTCGGCCGCGACCTCTCGGGATTCCACGCGCGCGCCGACCTGTGGGCGGCACTCCTCGCCGTCGGCTGA
- a CDS encoding Glu/Leu/Phe/Val family dehydrogenase, with the protein MTDLLATTTTSTGVAVTGFGDSGDTPTDPAATRGETSGSPKRDTERGVTDAAASARTAASARSAEPTPLLDARSQLAEAIALLGYADGLHQMLATPRRELTVAVPLRMDSGESRLYIGYRVQHNFSRGPAKGGLRYAPNVNIDEVRALAMWMTWKCALLDVPYGGAKGGVAIDPREHSMAELERVTRRYTSEILPIIGPERDIPAPDIGTDEQTMAWIMDTYSVNSGYTVPGIVTGKPISLGGSLGRASATSRGVTHIALAALRHAGLQPERSTAAVQGFGKVGADAARFLAEAGVRVTAVSDQYGAVSNDGGLDIETLSEHVRTTGSVVGFTGTDALDGAALLTHEVDLLVPAAVEGVLHEGNAGDVLAKVIVEGANGPTTPGADRILRERGVLVVPDILANAGGVIVSYFEWVQANQAYWWRADEVESRLEERMLSAWQHVLGYAEARDLSLRTAATALAVERVAEAHRLRGLYP; encoded by the coding sequence ATGACCGACCTCCTCGCGACGACGACGACGTCGACCGGAGTTGCTGTCACCGGATTCGGGGATTCGGGCGACACGCCGACGGATCCGGCCGCGACGCGCGGGGAGACGTCCGGATCCCCGAAACGGGATACAGAACGAGGGGTGACGGATGCCGCGGCATCCGCTCGCACCGCGGCATCCGCTCGCTCGGCAGAACCCACGCCGCTGCTCGACGCGCGCTCGCAGCTGGCGGAGGCGATCGCCCTGCTGGGCTACGCCGACGGCCTGCACCAGATGCTCGCGACCCCGCGCCGGGAGCTCACCGTCGCGGTGCCGCTGCGGATGGACTCGGGTGAGAGTCGCCTCTACATCGGCTACCGGGTGCAGCACAACTTCTCGCGCGGCCCGGCCAAGGGGGGCTTGCGCTACGCGCCGAACGTCAATATCGACGAGGTGCGCGCGCTCGCGATGTGGATGACCTGGAAGTGCGCCCTGCTCGACGTGCCGTACGGCGGTGCGAAGGGCGGCGTGGCGATCGACCCACGCGAGCACTCCATGGCCGAGCTCGAGCGCGTGACCCGCCGCTACACGAGCGAGATCCTGCCGATCATCGGGCCCGAGCGCGACATCCCCGCTCCCGACATCGGCACCGACGAGCAGACCATGGCCTGGATCATGGACACGTACTCGGTGAACAGCGGCTACACCGTGCCCGGCATCGTGACCGGCAAGCCCATCTCGCTCGGCGGCTCGCTCGGTCGGGCGAGCGCCACGAGCCGCGGCGTGACGCACATCGCGCTCGCCGCCCTCCGGCACGCCGGACTCCAGCCGGAGCGGTCGACCGCCGCCGTGCAGGGCTTCGGCAAGGTCGGGGCTGATGCCGCGCGGTTCCTCGCCGAGGCGGGAGTACGCGTCACCGCCGTGAGCGACCAGTACGGGGCGGTCTCGAACGACGGCGGCCTCGACATCGAGACGCTCAGCGAGCACGTGCGCACGACCGGCTCGGTCGTCGGATTCACCGGCACCGACGCGCTCGACGGCGCCGCGCTGCTCACCCACGAGGTCGACCTCCTCGTGCCGGCCGCCGTCGAGGGCGTGCTGCACGAGGGCAACGCGGGCGACGTGCTCGCGAAGGTCATCGTCGAGGGCGCGAACGGCCCCACGACGCCCGGCGCCGACCGGATCCTTCGCGAACGCGGAGTGCTCGTCGTGCCCGACATCCTCGCGAACGCGGGCGGCGTCATCGTCTCGTACTTCGAGTGGGTGCAGGCGAACCAGGCCTACTGGTGGCGTGCCGACGAGGTCGAGTCCAGACTGGAAGAGCGGATGCTCAGCGCCTGGCAGCACGTCCTCGGCTATGCCGAGGCCCGCGACCTCTCGCTCCGCACCGCCGCCACCGCGCTCGCGGTCGAGCGCGTCGCCGAAGCCCACCGGTTGCGCGGCCTCTACCCCTGA
- a CDS encoding flavin monoamine oxidase family protein produces MERIDCDVVIVGAGASGLTAGSRLRDAGRTVVVLEARDRVGGRLWTDDIDGAMLEIGGQWVSPDQDALIETLEELGLETYPRYREGVNIYIGPDGELKRFDGEIFPVPPATEQEIVSLIDKLDALVAEIDPDRPWEHPQAKDLDEISFAHWLETQTDDAEARENIGMFIAGAMLTKPAHAFSALQALLMAASAGSFSHLVDADFILDRRVVGGLQQVPLLLAQRLGGAVRVGQPVRTVRWALPSDGRTDALGAGVVAVTDDLEVHAKYVVLAVPPVLISRISYEPPLPRRQQQLHQHLSMGLVIKVHAVYETPFWRDAGLSGTAFSPYELVHEAYDNTNHEDPRGTLVGFVADEAADAVFSLNAEERKERILESLSHYYGEQALHPVVYYESDWGSEEWTRGAYAASFDMGGLARYGRDLRTPVGPIHFSCSDMAGKGYQHVDGAIRVGRDVADEILGASS; encoded by the coding sequence ATGGAACGGATCGACTGCGACGTCGTCATCGTGGGGGCCGGGGCATCCGGCCTCACCGCTGGCAGCCGTCTGAGGGACGCCGGCCGCACGGTCGTCGTGCTCGAGGCGCGCGACCGCGTCGGCGGGCGACTCTGGACCGACGACATCGACGGCGCGATGCTCGAGATCGGCGGCCAGTGGGTCTCGCCCGACCAGGACGCGCTCATCGAAACGCTCGAAGAGCTCGGCCTCGAGACCTACCCGCGCTATCGCGAGGGCGTGAACATCTACATCGGGCCCGACGGCGAGCTCAAGCGCTTCGACGGCGAGATCTTCCCGGTGCCGCCGGCGACGGAGCAGGAGATCGTCTCGCTCATCGACAAGCTCGACGCGCTCGTCGCCGAGATCGACCCCGACCGTCCGTGGGAGCATCCGCAGGCGAAGGACCTCGACGAGATCTCGTTCGCGCACTGGCTCGAGACGCAGACGGATGACGCCGAAGCACGCGAGAACATCGGGATGTTCATCGCCGGGGCGATGCTGACCAAGCCGGCGCACGCGTTCTCGGCGCTGCAGGCGTTGCTCATGGCGGCATCCGCCGGCTCGTTCTCGCACCTCGTCGACGCCGACTTCATCCTCGACCGCCGCGTCGTGGGCGGGCTCCAGCAGGTGCCGCTGCTTCTCGCGCAGCGGCTCGGCGGCGCGGTCCGCGTCGGCCAGCCCGTGCGCACGGTTCGCTGGGCGCTGCCTTCCGACGGTCGGACGGATGCCCTTGGCGCCGGCGTCGTCGCGGTGACCGACGACCTCGAGGTGCATGCGAAGTACGTCGTGCTGGCGGTCCCGCCGGTCCTCATCAGCCGCATCTCGTACGAGCCGCCGCTGCCGCGCCGACAGCAGCAGTTGCACCAGCATCTCTCGATGGGCCTCGTGATCAAGGTGCACGCCGTCTACGAGACCCCGTTCTGGCGCGATGCGGGCCTCTCGGGCACGGCCTTCAGCCCCTACGAGCTCGTGCACGAGGCGTACGACAACACGAACCACGAGGACCCGCGCGGCACGCTCGTGGGCTTCGTCGCCGACGAAGCGGCCGACGCCGTCTTCTCGCTGAACGCCGAGGAACGCAAGGAGCGGATCCTCGAATCGCTCTCGCACTACTACGGCGAGCAGGCGCTGCATCCGGTCGTGTACTACGAGAGCGACTGGGGCTCGGAGGAGTGGACCCGCGGCGCCTACGCCGCGAGCTTCGACATGGGCGGGCTCGCCCGCTACGGGCGCGACCTCCGCACCCCCGTCGGGCCCATCCACTTCTCGTGCAGCGACATGGCGGGCAAGGGCTACCAGCACGTCGACGGCGCCATCCGCGTCGGCCGCGACGTCGCCGACGAGATCCTCGGCGCGAGCTCGTAG
- a CDS encoding APC family permease, translating to MTHQPESDAPLAAATIPVERTEYREHGEHAEPAQAEHGITKKGLSAGSVGLIGAIVIGISCIAPAYTLTAALGPTVSEVGVQVPAIILVGFIPMLLVAFGYRELNRRMPDSGTSFTWATRAFGPWIGWLAGWGLVAATILVLSNLAGIAVDFPFLLISQVAGNPELAGLAANPLINVVVCLLFMLGATWISYRDMRTTQRLQYWLVGFQVVVLVIFSVAAIAGVVNGNAFDATAIELSWFNPFAVESFSSFAAGLSLSIFIFWGWDVTLTMNEETKGSEKTPGRAATITVVTIVVLYLLIAISLIAYAGVGTGEFGLGNPDIQDNVFFHLAGPILGPLAALVSLAVLTSSASSLQSTFVSPARTLLAMGHYGALPEKFARVSPRFFTPGYATIVSAVVASVFYAVMRFLSENVLWDTITALGMMICFYYGITAFACVWFFRTVWMRSVRNFFFTLLFPLVGGVILSVLFFTTLVDSMDPDYGSGSSVFGVGLVFVLGMVVLLSGVVIMLWQWRKRPAFFRGETLSRAAAED from the coding sequence ATGACGCACCAACCCGAGTCCGACGCCCCACTGGCCGCGGCGACCATCCCGGTCGAGCGCACCGAGTACCGAGAGCACGGCGAACACGCCGAGCCCGCGCAGGCCGAGCACGGCATCACGAAGAAGGGGCTCTCCGCCGGCTCGGTGGGACTCATCGGCGCGATCGTCATCGGCATCTCGTGCATCGCTCCCGCGTACACGCTCACGGCCGCGCTCGGTCCGACCGTGTCGGAAGTGGGCGTGCAGGTGCCCGCGATCATCCTTGTCGGATTCATCCCGATGCTGCTCGTCGCCTTCGGCTATCGCGAGCTCAACCGTCGGATGCCCGATTCGGGCACGTCCTTCACGTGGGCGACACGCGCGTTCGGCCCGTGGATCGGCTGGCTCGCCGGCTGGGGACTCGTCGCGGCCACGATCCTCGTGCTCTCGAATCTCGCGGGTATCGCGGTCGATTTCCCGTTCCTCCTCATCTCGCAGGTCGCGGGCAATCCCGAGCTGGCGGGTCTCGCCGCGAACCCGCTCATCAACGTCGTGGTGTGCCTGCTGTTCATGCTCGGCGCGACGTGGATCTCGTACCGCGACATGCGGACGACGCAGCGGCTGCAGTACTGGCTCGTCGGCTTCCAGGTGGTCGTGCTCGTGATCTTCTCGGTCGCGGCGATCGCGGGGGTCGTGAACGGCAACGCGTTCGACGCCACGGCGATCGAGCTCTCGTGGTTCAACCCGTTCGCCGTCGAGTCGTTCTCCTCGTTCGCCGCCGGCCTCTCGCTCTCGATCTTCATCTTCTGGGGCTGGGACGTGACGCTCACGATGAACGAGGAGACGAAGGGCTCGGAGAAGACGCCCGGCCGCGCGGCGACCATCACGGTCGTCACGATCGTCGTGCTGTACCTGCTCATCGCCATCTCGCTCATCGCCTATGCGGGCGTCGGCACCGGCGAGTTCGGACTCGGCAACCCCGACATCCAGGACAACGTGTTCTTCCACCTCGCGGGGCCGATCCTCGGACCGCTCGCGGCGCTCGTCTCGCTCGCCGTGCTGACGAGCTCGGCGTCGAGCCTGCAGTCCACGTTCGTCTCGCCGGCGCGCACGCTCCTCGCCATGGGGCACTACGGCGCCCTGCCCGAGAAGTTCGCCCGGGTCAGCCCGCGCTTCTTCACGCCCGGGTACGCGACGATCGTGTCGGCCGTCGTGGCATCCGTCTTCTACGCCGTCATGCGCTTCCTCAGCGAGAACGTGCTCTGGGACACGATCACCGCCCTCGGCATGATGATCTGCTTCTACTACGGCATCACGGCGTTCGCGTGCGTGTGGTTCTTCCGCACGGTGTGGATGCGCTCGGTGCGGAACTTCTTCTTCACCCTGCTCTTCCCGCTCGTCGGCGGCGTGATCCTCTCCGTGCTGTTCTTCACGACGCTCGTCGACAGCATGGACCCCGACTACGGTTCGGGCTCGTCGGTGTTCGGTGTGGGCCTCGTATTCGTGCTCGGCATGGTGGTACTGCTCTCGGGCGTCGTGATCATGCTCTGGCAGTGGCGCAAGCGCCCGGCGTTCTTCCGCGGCGAGACGCTCTCGCGGGCGGCCGCCGAGGACTGA
- a CDS encoding SGNH/GDSL hydrolase family protein, which translates to MFHSYAAIGDSFTEGVGDELPEGGVRGWADFVALGMAAAAREPIGYANLAIRGRKLGPIIEEQLEAAIALRPEVISFNGGGNDMLRPRMPEVAVADRFRQAVHRIRGEGIHVLMLSGANPTEHLPLGRVFDARGARLTAALLDLAELDGVTFVDNFSDRGLRDIRYWSADKLHLNSLGHARVASNVLTALDVPVPAEWGVAEVAAAPSGPRSRNTAAYYREFVLPWIGRRLTGRSSGDGRTAKRPTLEPLVSDAAR; encoded by the coding sequence ATGTTCCACTCCTACGCCGCGATCGGCGACAGCTTCACCGAAGGCGTCGGCGACGAGCTGCCCGAGGGCGGTGTGCGGGGGTGGGCCGACTTCGTCGCGCTGGGCATGGCCGCCGCGGCGCGCGAGCCGATCGGCTACGCGAACCTCGCGATCCGCGGCCGCAAGCTCGGCCCGATCATCGAGGAGCAGCTCGAGGCGGCGATCGCGTTGCGGCCCGAGGTGATCAGCTTCAACGGCGGCGGCAACGACATGCTCCGACCGCGGATGCCCGAGGTGGCCGTGGCCGACCGATTCCGCCAGGCCGTGCATCGCATCCGGGGCGAGGGCATCCACGTGCTCATGCTGAGCGGGGCGAATCCCACCGAGCACCTGCCGCTCGGACGCGTCTTCGACGCCCGCGGCGCGCGCCTCACGGCGGCGCTCCTCGATCTCGCCGAGCTCGACGGCGTCACGTTCGTCGACAACTTCTCCGACCGGGGCCTTCGCGACATCCGGTACTGGTCGGCCGACAAGCTGCACCTCAATTCGCTCGGTCACGCCCGGGTTGCGAGCAACGTGCTCACCGCCCTCGACGTGCCGGTGCCCGCGGAGTGGGGTGTCGCCGAAGTCGCCGCGGCGCCGTCCGGGCCTCGCAGCCGCAACACCGCGGCCTACTATCGCGAGTTCGTGCTGCCGTGGATCGGGCGACGCCTCACCGGTCGCTCCTCGGGCGACGGGCGCACCGCCAAGCGGCCGACGCTCGAGCCGTTGGTTTCGGATGCCGCGCGCTGA
- a CDS encoding NAD-dependent succinate-semialdehyde dehydrogenase — protein sequence MTDTMQETTILDRVADGLFIGGEWVAAEGGKTLAVVDPATGQTIKEIADASMADGIRALDAAVAAQDAWAATAPRERGELLRRAFDLLQERKEDFALLMTLEMGKPLAEARGEVVYGGEFLRWFSEEAVRITGRYGLNPEGTGRMIVSQRPVGPSFFITPWNFPLAMATRKIAPALAAGCTVVIKPPALTPLTTIAFVQLLEEVGLPAGVVNVIATSTSSKVSGPIIADPRLRKLSFTGSTEVGRTLLQQAAQGILRTSMELGGNAPFVIFEDADLDKAVDGAMIAKFRNIGQACTAANRFIVHESVADEFAKRVAERVQAMKVGRGTEEGVNIGPLIDDKAVDSTDALVQDAVSRGATVLTGGNRIDGDGTFYAPTVLAGVAAGSRMLKEEIFGPVLGISTFADEDEAVRLANATEYGLVSYVFTQDLARGHRLIERLATGMMGLNTGLVSNAAAPFGGVKQSGIGREGGFEGIHEFLDTKYTLIPVS from the coding sequence ATGACCGACACCATGCAGGAGACCACGATCCTCGACCGGGTCGCCGACGGACTCTTCATCGGCGGCGAATGGGTCGCCGCCGAGGGCGGCAAGACCCTCGCGGTCGTCGACCCTGCGACCGGCCAGACGATCAAGGAGATCGCGGATGCATCAATGGCCGACGGCATCCGCGCCCTCGACGCCGCCGTGGCCGCCCAGGATGCCTGGGCCGCCACGGCGCCCCGCGAACGCGGCGAGTTGCTGCGGCGCGCCTTCGACCTGCTGCAGGAGCGCAAGGAGGACTTCGCGCTCCTCATGACCCTCGAGATGGGCAAGCCGCTCGCCGAGGCGCGCGGTGAGGTGGTCTACGGCGGCGAGTTCCTCCGCTGGTTCAGCGAGGAGGCCGTGCGCATCACGGGCCGCTACGGCTTGAACCCCGAGGGTACCGGCCGGATGATCGTCTCGCAGCGCCCCGTGGGCCCGTCGTTCTTCATCACGCCGTGGAACTTCCCGCTCGCCATGGCAACGCGCAAGATCGCCCCCGCGCTCGCCGCGGGCTGCACGGTCGTCATCAAGCCGCCGGCCCTCACCCCGCTCACGACGATCGCCTTCGTGCAGCTGCTCGAGGAGGTCGGCCTGCCCGCAGGCGTCGTCAACGTCATCGCGACGAGCACGTCGTCGAAGGTGTCGGGCCCGATCATCGCCGACCCGCGACTGCGCAAGCTCTCGTTCACGGGCTCCACCGAGGTCGGGCGCACGCTGTTGCAGCAGGCAGCCCAAGGCATCCTGCGCACGTCGATGGAACTCGGCGGCAACGCCCCGTTCGTCATCTTCGAGGACGCCGACCTCGACAAGGCCGTCGACGGCGCGATGATCGCGAAGTTCCGCAACATCGGCCAGGCGTGTACCGCGGCGAACCGCTTCATCGTGCACGAGTCGGTCGCCGACGAGTTCGCGAAGCGAGTGGCCGAGCGCGTTCAGGCGATGAAGGTCGGGCGCGGCACCGAAGAGGGCGTGAACATCGGCCCCCTCATCGACGACAAGGCCGTCGACTCGACCGACGCGCTCGTGCAGGACGCCGTCTCGCGCGGCGCCACCGTGCTCACCGGCGGCAACCGCATCGACGGCGACGGCACGTTCTACGCGCCCACCGTGCTCGCTGGGGTCGCCGCCGGCAGCCGCATGCTGAAGGAGGAGATCTTCGGGCCCGTACTCGGCATCTCGACCTTCGCCGACGAAGACGAGGCGGTGCGCCTCGCCAACGCGACCGAGTACGGCCTCGTCTCCTACGTGTTCACGCAGGACCTCGCCCGAGGCCACCGCCTGATCGAGCGCCTCGCCACCGGGATGATGGGCCTGAACACGGGCCTCGTCTCGAACGCGGCCGCACCATTCGGCGGCGTCAAGCAGTCGGGCATCGGCCGCGAGGGCGGATTCGAGGGCATCCACGAGTTCCTCGACACGAAGTACACGCTCATCCCGGTGAGCTGA
- a CDS encoding MaoC family dehydratase N-terminal domain-containing protein — protein MPLNPELQGRVFPPTEPYLVGREKVREFSRAVFATNPVHFNVEAARAAGYDDVVAPPTFAVVVQELSLAQLLADPEAGIDFSRVVHGDQRFTSTRPIVAGDELTATLTVASVKSLGPHSMVTAQSEITDAAGEHVVTSISTLVVRGDE, from the coding sequence GTGCCACTGAACCCCGAGTTGCAGGGGCGGGTCTTCCCGCCCACCGAGCCCTACCTCGTCGGCCGCGAGAAGGTGCGTGAGTTCTCGCGCGCCGTCTTCGCGACGAACCCGGTCCACTTCAACGTCGAGGCGGCCCGCGCCGCCGGCTACGACGACGTCGTGGCACCGCCGACGTTCGCCGTCGTCGTGCAGGAGCTCTCGCTCGCCCAACTGCTCGCCGACCCCGAGGCGGGCATCGACTTCTCCCGTGTCGTGCACGGCGACCAGCGCTTCACCTCGACGCGGCCCATCGTCGCGGGCGACGAGCTCACGGCGACCCTCACCGTCGCGAGCGTGAAGTCGCTCGGGCCGCACTCGATGGTCACGGCCCAGTCCGAGATCACGGATGCCGCGGGCGAGCACGTCGTCACGAGCATCTCCACCCTCGTCGTGCGAGGAGATGAATGA
- the gabT gene encoding 4-aminobutyrate--2-oxoglutarate transaminase has translation MTLVDSPATIIGGPALAQERRLVTAIPGPRSQELMARKAAAVAAGVGTTIPISVVAAGGGVIVDADGNSLIDLGSGIAVTGVGNANPRVVEAVAAQLNAFTHTCFTVAPYDSYVAVAEALNRLTPGDHMKRSALFNSGAEAVENAVKIARHFTKKQAVVAFDHAYHGRTNLTMGLTAKNIPYKSGFGPFASEVYRAPLSYPFRDGGLDGREAAARAITHIEKQVGAENLAAIIIEPIQGEGGFIVPAPGFLPALAEWCRTNDVVFIADEVQTGFGRTGAWFASEHDGIVPDLVVTAKGIAGGLPLSAVTGRAEIMDSAMAGGLGGTYGGNPLACVAALAAIESYEKDGLIERAREIGAVLLGRLNALRSADARIGDVRGRGAMVAIELVDPATGAPDAALTTAVAKHAHANGVLVLTCGTYGNVIRFLPPLTISDELLIDGLGVVAEGLKSA, from the coding sequence ATGACTCTCGTCGACAGCCCCGCCACCATCATCGGCGGGCCCGCCCTCGCGCAGGAGCGCCGGCTCGTCACGGCCATTCCCGGCCCGCGCTCGCAAGAGCTCATGGCGCGCAAGGCGGCGGCCGTCGCGGCGGGCGTCGGCACCACGATTCCCATTTCCGTGGTCGCCGCGGGCGGCGGCGTCATCGTCGACGCCGACGGCAACTCGCTCATCGACCTCGGCTCGGGCATCGCCGTCACCGGCGTGGGCAACGCGAACCCCCGGGTCGTCGAGGCGGTCGCCGCGCAGCTCAACGCGTTCACGCACACGTGCTTCACCGTGGCGCCGTACGACTCGTACGTCGCCGTCGCCGAGGCGCTGAATCGCCTCACCCCCGGCGACCACATGAAGCGCTCGGCGCTCTTCAACTCGGGCGCAGAGGCCGTCGAGAACGCCGTGAAGATCGCCCGCCACTTCACGAAGAAGCAGGCCGTCGTCGCGTTCGACCACGCCTACCACGGCCGCACGAACCTCACGATGGGCCTCACGGCGAAGAACATCCCGTACAAGAGCGGGTTCGGCCCGTTCGCGTCCGAGGTGTACCGCGCGCCGCTCTCGTACCCCTTCCGCGATGGCGGCCTCGACGGTCGGGAGGCGGCGGCACGCGCCATCACGCACATCGAGAAGCAGGTCGGCGCAGAGAACCTCGCGGCAATCATCATCGAGCCGATCCAGGGCGAGGGCGGCTTCATCGTGCCCGCCCCCGGCTTCCTCCCGGCGCTCGCCGAGTGGTGCCGCACGAACGACGTGGTCTTCATCGCCGACGAGGTGCAGACCGGGTTCGGCCGCACCGGCGCCTGGTTCGCAAGCGAGCACGACGGCATCGTGCCCGATCTCGTCGTCACGGCGAAGGGCATCGCTGGCGGACTGCCGCTCTCGGCGGTCACCGGCCGTGCCGAGATCATGGACTCCGCGATGGCCGGCGGCCTCGGCGGCACCTACGGCGGCAACCCGCTCGCGTGCGTCGCCGCGCTCGCCGCGATCGAGTCGTACGAGAAGGACGGTCTCATCGAGCGCGCCCGTGAGATCGGCGCGGTGCTCCTCGGCCGCCTGAACGCCCTGCGCAGCGCCGACGCCCGCATCGGCGACGTTCGCGGCCGCGGCGCCATGGTCGCGATCGAGCTCGTCGACCCTGCGACGGGTGCACCCGATGCCGCGCTCACGACCGCCGTCGCCAAGCACGCCCACGCGAACGGGGTGCTCGTGCTCACATGCGGGACCTACGGCAACGTGATCCGCTTCCTGCCGCCGCTCACGATCTCCGACGAACTGCTCATCGACGGCCTCGGCGTCGTCGCGGAAGGGCTGAAGAGCGCATGA
- a CDS encoding MaoC family dehydratase, whose translation MTITTAPDFPSLAVGDIVAERSFPLTRDSLVRYAGASGDFNPIHYRDDIAHAVGLPGVLAHGMLTMGLAVQAVVDWSGDPGRIVDYQVRFTRPVVVDPESGAVVAVIAKVGQLDDDARAARIDLTVKVGDETVLGKAQVRVILG comes from the coding sequence ATGACCATCACCACCGCCCCCGACTTCCCGTCACTCGCCGTCGGCGACATCGTCGCGGAGCGCTCCTTCCCGCTCACCCGCGACTCGCTCGTGCGCTACGCGGGCGCCTCCGGCGACTTCAATCCCATCCACTACCGCGACGACATCGCGCACGCCGTCGGCCTGCCGGGCGTGCTCGCCCACGGCATGCTCACGATGGGCCTCGCGGTGCAGGCGGTCGTCGACTGGTCGGGCGATCCCGGTCGCATCGTCGACTACCAGGTGCGGTTCACCCGCCCGGTCGTGGTCGACCCCGAGAGCGGTGCGGTCGTGGCGGTCATCGCCAAGGTGGGCCAGCTCGACGACGACGCTCGAGCCGCCCGCATCGACCTCACGGTGAAGGTCGGCGACGAGACGGTGCTCGGCAAGGCGCAAGTGCGCGTCATCCTCGGCTGA